The following coding sequences are from one Camarhynchus parvulus chromosome 1, STF_HiC, whole genome shotgun sequence window:
- the MLNR gene encoding motilin receptor, producing MRRGGGGGNGSEGEPEWPWPWPPCDERLCLALPMWVLVPITAVCLGLFVVGVAGNVLTVLVIRSYRDMKTTTNLYLGSMAVSDLLILMGLPFDLYRLWRSRPWIFGQLLCRLSHYLSEGCTYCTILHITALTVERYLAICFPLKAKVVVTKRRVKATIGVLWAFALLSASPFFFLVGVEQPDNHTDFSRECKPTPQALQSGLLATMFWVTTCYFVLPVTCLSVLYGCIGRELWRSNTRLRGPSSLLREKGHRQTVRILAVVVLAFVICWLPFHIGRIIFINTRDMRTMLFSQYFNIFALQLFYLSASINPVLYNLVSKKYRAAACKLLLPRRAAGRALTGTKDAGGYTETSTRHEYTTSF from the exons AtgcggcgcggcggcggcggcgggaacGGCAGCGAGGGCGAGCCCGAGTGGCCGTGGCCGTGGCCGCCCTGCGACGAGCGGCTGTGCCTGGCGCTGCCCATGTGGGTGCTCGTTCCCATCACGGCCGTCTGCCTGGGGCTCTTCGTTGTCGGCGTGGCGGGCAATGTCCTCACGGTGCTGGTCATCCGCAGCTACCGCGACATGAAGACCACCACCAACCTCTACCTGGGCAGCATGGCCGTCTCGGACCTGCTCATTCTCATGGGGCTGCCCTTCGACCTCTACCGCCTCTGGCGCTCCCGACCCTGGATCTTCGGGCAGCTGCTGTGCCGCCTCTCGCACTACCTAAGCGAAGGCTGCACCTACTGCACCATCCTCCACATCACCGCCCTCACCGTGGAGCGCTACCTCGCCATCTGCTTCCCCCTCAAGGCCAAGGTGGTCGTCACCAAGCGCCGGGTGAAAGCCACCATCGGCGTCCTTTGGGCCTTCGCCTTGCTCTCTGCCAGCCCCTTCTTCTTCCTGGTGGGCGTGGAGCAGCCCGACAACCACACTGACTTCAGCCGCGAGTGCAAGCCCACCCCGCAGGCGCTGCAGTCCGGCCTGCTGGCCACCATGTTCTGGGTCACCACCTGCTACTTCGTGCTGCCCGTCACCTGCCTCAGCGTCCTCTACGGCTGCATTGGCCGCGAGCTGTGGCGGAGCAACACCCGCCTGCGGGGCCCCAGCTCGCTCCTCCGGGAGAAGGGGCACCGCCAGACTGTCAGGATCTTGG CTGTGGTGGTTCTGGCCTTTGTAATTTGCTGGTTGCCTTTCCACATTGGCAGGATCATATTTATAAACACCCGGGACATGAGGACGATGCTGTTCTCCCAGTACTTTAATATATTCGCCCTGCAGCTTTTCTACCTGAGCGCATCCATCAACCCTGTCCTCTACAACCTCGTTTCCAAGAAGTACAGGGCAGCAGCctgcaagctgctgctgccccgccgagctgcaggaagggctctCACGGGAACAAAAGACGCTGGGGGCTACACAGAGACCAGCACAAGGCACGAGTACACCACCAGCTTCTGA